Proteins found in one Gopherus flavomarginatus isolate rGopFla2 chromosome 18, rGopFla2.mat.asm, whole genome shotgun sequence genomic segment:
- the LOC127037083 gene encoding olfactomedin-like codes for MDASGHCVCTVILPDDTFPLRRIELLESSAHNLTLRVQREMEKLQEYGQRLAWYEAKLQNASRRLQLLEVGDLTPTELDFQELRKEIGEMESFVGHLRSSLNGSDTTVEVVHRELQNMSVTVSALESYDKNHVVAVRRELTRLRQRLAECQKDKPLLGQQPPTGTCDHQGIWRIGKPTVVQLNWRGASYKAGAWGKESALRAWRKERYWVAPLNLDGRRLDSVRLYGSYQDLLLARNPTDQLITGFGQGAGPALYNGSFYYNCYNARDLCRLDLESGAVDRKAVPNATFNNRFSYAGTSWQGLDLAADESGLWVLYATERSEGDIVIGRLGPGSLALEKTWQTSQYKPAATNAFMVCGVLYATRAVSTSREEIFYAYDTRTGRESHLSLPLDKVTDVVRSLSYNPTDHRLYMFSDGYLLRYDVLFRP; via the exons ATGGACGCCAGCGGTCACTGCGTCTGCACCGTCATCCTGCCCGACGACACCTTCCCCCTGCGGCGGATCGAGCTGCTGGAGTCGTCCGCCCACAACCTGACCCTCCGTGTGCAGCGGGAGATGGAGAAG CTCCAGGAATACGGGCAGCGCCTAGCGTGGTACGAGGCCAAGCTGCAGAACGCCAGCCGCcggctgcagctgctggaggtGGGCGACCTGACCCCCACTGAGCTGGACTTCCAGGAGCTGCGGAAGGAGATCGGCGAGATGGAGTCCTTCGTGGGCCACCTCCGCTCCTCCCTCAACGGAAGCGACACCACGGTGGAGGTGGTGCACCGGGAG CTCCAGAACATGTCGGTCACCGTGAGCGCCCTGGAGTCCTACGACAAGAACCACGTGGTGGCCGTGAGGCGGGAGCTGACCAGGCTTAGGCAGCGCTTGGCAGAGTGTCAGAAGGACAAGCCCCTGCTGGGACAGCAGCCCCCGACCG gcACATGCGACCACCAGGGGATCTGGCGCATCGGCAAGCCCACGGTGGTGCAGCTGAACTGGCGGGGTGCGAGCTACAaggccggggcctggggcaaggaGTCGGCCCTGCGCGCCTGGCGGAAGGAGCGCTACTGGGTGGCCCCCCTGAACCTGGACGGCCGGCGGCTGGACTCGGTGCGTCTCTATGGCTCCTAccaggacctgctgctggcccggAACCCCACGGACCAGCTGATCACGGGCTTCGGGCAGGGGGCCGGGCCGGCGCTCTACAATGGCTCCTTCTATTACAACTGCTACAATGCGCGGGACCTCTGCCGCCTGGACCTGGAGAGCGGGGCCGTCGACCGCAAGGCGGTGCCCAACGCCACCTTCAACAACCGCTTCTCCTACGCGGGCACCAGCTGGCAGGGCCTCGACCTGGCTGCTGATGAGAGCGGGCTATGGGTGCTCTACGCCACCGAGCGCAGCGAGGGCGACATCGTCATCGGCCGCCTTGGCCCCGGCTCGCTGGCCCTGGAGAAGACCTGGCAGACCTCCCAGTACAAGCCGGCGGCCACCAATGCCTTCATGGTGTGTGGGGTGCTGTACGCCACCCGGGCAGTCAGCACCAGCCGCGAGGAGATCTTCTACGCCTACGACACCCGCACCGGCCGGGAGAGCCACCTCAGCCTGCCGCTGGACAAGGTGACGGACGTCGTGCGGTCGCTGAGCTACAACCCCACTGACCACAGGCTCTACATGTTCAGCGATGGCTACCTGCTTCGCTACGACGTCCTCTTCCGGCCCTAG